From Cyclobacteriaceae bacterium, a single genomic window includes:
- a CDS encoding tetratricopeptide repeat protein, whose product MKLLALLLLFPFLCIAQSSITQEDRQKANSFYVASDWSNAITAYKKIAEAEPQNWNARTRLGVSYLSSGNSKEAVKYLEEAVKIGNNNLSMYYLGSAFAMTKQPDQAFQWIEKSIKNGFAQISVFDEDKNLMALKSDSRFSKYRDEILKTVYPCRYSEKSRAFDFWIGEWDVKNVQGLPAGKSKIEVMLGDCVLLENWTSAPPNAYAGKSFNLFNSASQKWIQTWVDDKGGLIEFINGEYKDNKMEFVTHPDAKNLITRLTLYNLGPDRVRQHFETTSDDGKTWTTTTDLNYFRIK is encoded by the coding sequence ATGAAACTACTGGCTCTCCTCCTTCTTTTTCCCTTTTTATGCATTGCTCAATCATCCATCACCCAGGAGGATCGGCAAAAAGCCAACAGTTTTTACGTTGCGTCTGATTGGTCCAATGCTATTACGGCGTATAAAAAAATTGCTGAAGCAGAACCACAAAACTGGAACGCGCGCACCCGACTTGGTGTATCATATCTCTCCAGTGGAAATTCAAAAGAAGCAGTCAAGTATCTGGAAGAGGCTGTGAAGATCGGCAACAACAATCTTTCGATGTATTACCTCGGAAGTGCATTTGCCATGACCAAACAACCGGATCAGGCTTTTCAATGGATTGAGAAATCAATTAAAAATGGATTTGCTCAGATAAGTGTTTTTGATGAAGATAAAAACCTTATGGCTCTGAAATCCGATTCCCGCTTCTCGAAATACCGGGATGAAATACTCAAAACTGTTTATCCATGTCGTTATTCTGAAAAATCACGAGCATTTGATTTCTGGATTGGTGAGTGGGATGTGAAAAACGTTCAAGGTCTGCCTGCCGGTAAAAGTAAAATCGAAGTAATGCTGGGAGATTGTGTGCTTCTCGAAAACTGGACCAGCGCCCCTCCCAATGCATACGCGGGGAAAAGTTTCAATCTCTTCAACAGTGCATCACAGAAATGGATCCAGACCTGGGTCGATGATAAAGGTGGCCTGATTGAATTTATCAATGGAGAATACAAAGACAATAAGATGGAATTCGTCACACATCCAGACGCTAAGAATCTTATAACACGATTAACCCTTTACAATCTCGGACCCGATCGCGTTCGACAGCATTTCGAAACGACCTCTGATGATGGAAAAACCTGGACAACTACCACGGATTTGAATTACTTCAGAATTAAGTAG
- a CDS encoding PadR family transcriptional regulator: protein MSNKGIGEFEELVLLAVCIQEGTGYGISVKREVEKHSGRSILLGAVHITLYRLQDKGLLKSELGGSSEKRGDRRKRLFKITKKGMEHLRASQEVRQKMWGMIPQLNTGS from the coding sequence ATGAGCAACAAAGGAATTGGCGAATTTGAAGAATTGGTTCTCCTGGCAGTCTGCATACAGGAAGGAACAGGTTACGGCATCTCTGTTAAAAGAGAGGTCGAGAAACATTCAGGCCGCAGCATTCTTCTAGGTGCTGTACACATAACACTTTACCGTCTTCAGGATAAGGGGCTTCTCAAATCTGAGCTTGGTGGAAGCAGCGAGAAACGGGGCGATAGGCGTAAAAGGCTTTTTAAAATCACAAAAAAGGGAATGGAACATCTCCGTGCTTCCCAGGAAGTGCGTCAAAAAATGTGGGGAATGATTCCACAGCTTAATACTGGCTCATGA
- a CDS encoding FtsX-like permease family protein: MMRQRKSFVRSITDSILSRFIDSLYLEELLGDLDEMYDDRRSSRGKFIADFMYCFDAVHLLIGFSKSTQHQNNHTMFISNMFRIAWRNALRHKQFTFLNISGLTIGIATCLAIGLYVYDETTYDTFHTNGNRIYRINQPMIWGDWNGKFASTGPGVAEALRSDAPEFEEVTRILAMGERTVRVTIDGKPSYFPEKKFFSAEENFFKVFSFEFVHGNPLTALKENYSLVVTESTAARYFGSEDAIGKLIELKNSDGTYTSYTIRGVVADIPVKSHLQFDMLGSLSSVEEMRDNSWKWIWTGFGTYGLVKEGTDINALTAKIQTLPPKWAATTTERIFNQSFDAYVAGKKWSLYLQPVSDIYLSSSPSQHRFGSTGNPQFVIIFGVIGILVLVLSCINFMNLSTARSGNRAKEVGIRKVLGSQKITLVRQFIVESTLYVVVAAVAALVLVQLSLNAFNNIAVKQLELLPHFANPYFIGILVAFILMLGVLAGSYPAFYLSAFQPAETLKGKVRSGFKRKGIRNGMVVFQFTVSITLIICTFFVQKQLSYTSSMNVGIVKDHVLQLHYMEQLGNGVDILKAKLESNPAFKYVSRAHSIPPYVWEGDRYKAEGPDQPVLDLSYARVDEQYLPLLGVEFIAGRNFDPANPADKHKIILNEEAVRALGWGSKDTWTEDSPIGKFVIQAFDKEEKLEVIGVVKDFNFNSVKEQIQPLLVMHHLNDLHWSFGSGKSYLALRLNPVAVQNSDDLQAIIDGVKAEIASIDPSVIFQYSFMDEEFENTFRAERQMGVVLNLFTGLAVVIACLGLFGLAAFSAEQRIKELGIRKVMGAKVHELVFLFSSEFTKLVVLAIVIASPLAWFLVDYWLSNFAFRTSIDIWVFVVASVSALAIAALTISYQAISAANNNPVDTLRNE, encoded by the coding sequence ATGATGCGTCAACGTAAATCATTTGTACGCAGTATAACGGATAGCATTCTATCGCGCTTTATCGATTCATTGTATCTGGAGGAATTGCTTGGCGACCTGGACGAGATGTATGACGATCGGCGCTCTTCCAGAGGAAAATTTATCGCTGATTTCATGTACTGCTTCGACGCCGTTCATTTGCTCATCGGGTTCTCAAAATCAACACAGCATCAAAACAATCACACCATGTTTATCAGCAATATGTTCAGGATTGCCTGGCGCAATGCACTTCGTCACAAGCAATTCACTTTCCTTAATATTAGCGGACTTACTATTGGAATAGCTACTTGTCTGGCGATAGGACTTTATGTTTACGATGAGACTACTTACGACACGTTCCACACTAACGGGAATCGGATCTATAGAATAAATCAACCCATGATCTGGGGTGATTGGAATGGGAAGTTTGCTTCAACAGGTCCAGGTGTTGCAGAAGCACTGCGTTCTGATGCTCCTGAATTTGAAGAAGTGACAAGGATACTGGCCATGGGCGAAAGAACCGTTCGTGTTACGATTGATGGAAAGCCATCTTACTTCCCTGAAAAAAAGTTTTTCTCTGCGGAAGAGAATTTCTTCAAGGTATTCTCATTTGAATTCGTTCACGGAAATCCACTGACCGCATTAAAAGAAAATTATAGTTTAGTGGTAACTGAAAGCACAGCAGCTCGCTACTTCGGTAGTGAAGATGCCATTGGAAAGCTTATTGAACTAAAAAATTCAGATGGTACTTATACATCGTATACCATCAGGGGTGTCGTTGCTGATATACCAGTCAAATCACACCTTCAGTTTGACATGCTTGGATCATTGTCGAGTGTTGAAGAAATGAGAGACAATAGCTGGAAGTGGATATGGACAGGCTTCGGAACTTATGGTCTTGTGAAAGAAGGAACTGATATTAATGCGTTAACAGCAAAGATCCAAACGCTTCCACCAAAGTGGGCAGCAACAACGACAGAACGAATATTTAATCAAAGCTTTGACGCATACGTTGCAGGAAAAAAATGGTCGCTCTATCTTCAGCCGGTCAGTGATATTTACTTATCCTCCTCGCCTTCTCAACACCGGTTCGGTTCCACTGGCAATCCGCAATTTGTTATCATATTCGGAGTAATAGGGATTTTAGTCCTTGTATTATCGTGCATCAACTTTATGAATCTTTCAACCGCACGATCCGGCAATCGTGCGAAAGAAGTTGGAATCCGGAAGGTACTCGGTTCTCAAAAGATCACGTTGGTCAGACAATTCATTGTTGAGTCAACACTCTATGTTGTTGTAGCCGCTGTTGCAGCGTTGGTGCTCGTTCAACTGTCATTGAATGCATTCAACAATATTGCAGTCAAGCAACTGGAATTGTTGCCTCATTTTGCCAATCCATACTTTATTGGCATCCTTGTCGCATTTATTTTGATGTTGGGTGTGTTGGCGGGAAGCTACCCTGCATTTTATTTATCAGCATTTCAACCTGCGGAAACATTGAAAGGAAAGGTGCGGTCAGGTTTCAAAAGAAAAGGAATACGCAATGGAATGGTTGTGTTTCAATTTACGGTTTCCATCACGTTGATCATCTGCACCTTCTTTGTTCAGAAGCAGCTTTCATATACAAGTAGTATGAATGTAGGGATTGTAAAAGATCATGTTCTCCAGCTTCACTATATGGAACAGTTAGGCAACGGAGTTGATATACTGAAGGCTAAGCTGGAATCGAACCCTGCGTTCAAATATGTTTCCCGCGCACATTCAATTCCTCCTTATGTCTGGGAAGGTGATCGCTATAAAGCCGAAGGGCCGGATCAACCTGTTCTTGATCTAAGCTATGCGCGTGTAGACGAGCAGTATCTTCCTTTATTAGGTGTTGAATTTATTGCGGGTAGAAATTTTGATCCGGCAAATCCGGCTGACAAACATAAGATCATCCTCAATGAAGAAGCAGTTCGGGCATTAGGCTGGGGGTCAAAGGACACATGGACCGAAGATTCACCGATTGGAAAATTTGTAATACAGGCATTTGACAAGGAGGAGAAACTGGAAGTGATTGGGGTAGTGAAAGATTTTAATTTTAACAGTGTTAAAGAGCAAATCCAGCCTTTACTGGTGATGCATCATCTCAACGATCTTCACTGGAGTTTCGGAAGTGGAAAATCTTATCTGGCATTGCGTCTTAATCCTGTAGCAGTTCAAAACAGCGATGACCTTCAGGCGATCATTGATGGTGTTAAAGCTGAGATAGCAAGCATTGATCCTTCAGTTATCTTCCAATATAGTTTTATGGATGAGGAGTTTGAAAACACATTTCGTGCAGAAAGACAGATGGGCGTCGTATTGAATCTCTTCACAGGCCTGGCGGTAGTGATTGCATGTCTTGGACTATTTGGACTTGCCGCCTTTTCTGCCGAACAACGTATAAAAGAACTAGGCATACGAAAAGTAATGGGAGCAAAAGTACATGAACTCGTATTCCTGTTCTCCTCTGAATTCACAAAACTTGTTGTTCTGGCGATCGTTATCGCATCACCACTGGCATGGTTTCTTGTTGATTATTGGTTGAGCAATTTTGCCTTCCGCACATCAATTGACATCTGGGTGTTTGTTGTTGCATCGGTTAGTGCCCTTGCTATTGCCGCGCTTACTATCAGTTATCAGGCAATCTCAGCAGCTAATAATAACCCTGTTGATACGCTTAGAAACGAATAA
- a CDS encoding winged helix-turn-helix transcriptional regulator has translation MNLRRDVFQAIADPSRRAILLLVASQAMTAGAIASNFDTARPTVSKHLQILTECELLKQEQNGREIYYHINAKKMKEVADFIEPFRKIWEDRFNKLETIMKKYKSK, from the coding sequence ATGAATCTAAGACGCGACGTATTTCAGGCCATTGCAGATCCCTCCAGAAGGGCCATTCTCCTGCTGGTAGCATCCCAGGCCATGACCGCGGGGGCCATCGCCTCCAACTTTGACACCGCAAGACCCACTGTTTCAAAGCACTTACAAATATTAACTGAATGCGAGTTGCTTAAACAAGAACAAAATGGCAGAGAGATTTACTATCACATCAATGCAAAAAAAATGAAAGAAGTTGCTGACTTCATTGAACCCTTCCGCAAAATCTGGGAAGACAGATTCAACAAACTGGAAACAATCATGAAAAAATATAAAAGCAAATAG
- a CDS encoding ATPase gives MEQKTKINAEDGKQELFITREFDLPLELLFKAYEDAEVVEQWMGTKVLKLENKNHGSYQFETTDPKGNKHRFSGSIHEFNPNSKITRTFEMENTPFGVQLEFLEFEEITADTSKLTMHVVYRSVAIRDQILKLPFAQGINMAHNRIQDIANKLK, from the coding sequence ATGGAGCAAAAAACCAAAATCAATGCGGAAGACGGCAAGCAGGAATTGTTCATCACCCGGGAATTTGATCTACCTCTGGAATTACTTTTTAAAGCATATGAAGATGCAGAAGTTGTTGAGCAGTGGATGGGAACAAAAGTTTTAAAACTGGAAAACAAAAACCACGGCAGCTATCAATTTGAAACAACTGATCCAAAAGGAAATAAGCACAGATTCAGCGGATCCATCCATGAATTTAATCCAAATAGCAAAATCACCAGGACATTTGAAATGGAGAATACGCCTTTTGGCGTGCAACTTGAATTTCTGGAATTCGAAGAGATCACCGCTGATACCAGCAAACTCACGATGCATGTTGTTTACAGATCGGTTGCTATCCGTGATCAGATTCTCAAGCTACCATTTGCTCAAGGCATCAACATGGCGCACAATAGAATTCAGGACATCGCAAACAAATTAAAATAA
- a CDS encoding DoxX family protein, whose amino-acid sequence MTKRNKITYWIATIWLALGMISTGAVQILKAKEGAGGVNSIEQLGYPTYFLTLLGVWKVLGVIAVLIPKFPLLKEWAYAGFFFAMSGAIFSHIASGNSSVNEIFPSLLLLILTIISWYFRPADRKIQIYG is encoded by the coding sequence ATGACAAAGCGAAATAAAATCACCTATTGGATTGCTACGATCTGGCTTGCATTAGGAATGATATCAACCGGAGCCGTTCAGATACTCAAAGCCAAAGAAGGCGCAGGTGGAGTCAATTCAATTGAACAACTGGGCTACCCTACCTACTTTCTGACACTACTTGGTGTTTGGAAAGTCCTGGGAGTTATAGCTGTGCTTATTCCCAAATTTCCTTTACTAAAAGAATGGGCTTACGCGGGTTTTTTCTTCGCCATGTCGGGCGCAATATTTTCACACATCGCATCAGGCAATAGTTCAGTGAATGAAATATTTCCTTCATTACTGCTTCTGATCCTAACAATTATATCCTGGTATTTCAGGCCAGCGGATAGAAAAATTCAGATATACGGCTAA
- a CDS encoding DUF4256 domain-containing protein — protein MSKIKRKLSSQQSQEIINALKVRFEKNMNRHKGIEWLKVLTKLESIQGGEKLWSLNEMEKTGGEPDIVGYDKKSGEYIFFDCSIESPKDRRSFCYDHEALESRKENKPKDSAINMAEEMGIEILSEEEYHELQKLGKFDMKTSSWIKTPSEIRKLGGAIFADLRYARVFVYHNGAESYYAARGFRGSLKV, from the coding sequence ATGAGCAAGATCAAAAGGAAGTTGTCATCACAACAAAGTCAGGAAATAATCAATGCCTTAAAAGTCAGGTTTGAAAAAAATATGAACCGCCATAAAGGTATTGAATGGCTCAAAGTACTGACAAAGCTTGAATCAATCCAAGGTGGAGAAAAATTGTGGTCGCTTAATGAAATGGAAAAAACAGGCGGTGAACCCGATATTGTTGGCTATGACAAAAAATCGGGTGAATATATTTTCTTTGACTGTTCAATCGAAAGTCCTAAAGATCGAAGAAGTTTTTGTTACGATCACGAGGCACTGGAGTCAAGAAAAGAAAATAAGCCAAAGGATAGTGCTATCAATATGGCCGAAGAAATGGGCATAGAAATTCTCTCCGAGGAGGAATATCACGAACTGCAGAAGCTTGGCAAATTTGACATGAAAACTTCCAGTTGGATTAAAACACCTTCTGAGATCAGAAAACTTGGCGGTGCGATTTTTGCTGATCTACGATACGCCAGGGTTTTTGTTTATCACAATGGTGCAGAGTCTTACTATGCTGCAAGAGGCTTCCGTGGTTCCCTTAAGGTTTAA
- a CDS encoding helix-turn-helix transcriptional regulator: MQQPELGIRLTALRKSKNLIQEELVEKSHVSVRTIQRIESSEVLPRMSTVKILLEALGESYESFSTKPNQVMEPQKIILPHASRNTLLIAALAGAVYLITQIILGVMDMSWFMSSRSWDFKMNAIYTALSVVMVISYSLFAWGFIALSNVFENSLLKVSASVLMIATFLMGALDIYSLSEENFDDLLYTYIVAALCFGALSIVFGVALIRLQDGMGELARVAGILEIVFGCLLVTVVLFFVTYVIMIPAVVVEILILYKGYEYLSRSESTQVAGA, encoded by the coding sequence ATGCAACAGCCAGAACTGGGAATACGACTCACGGCACTCCGCAAATCAAAAAATCTTATTCAGGAAGAGCTGGTGGAGAAAAGCCACGTCAGCGTGCGAACGATTCAGCGTATCGAGAGCAGCGAAGTATTACCCCGCATGTCGACTGTGAAAATTTTATTGGAAGCACTTGGAGAGAGTTATGAATCATTTTCAACCAAACCCAACCAAGTCATGGAACCTCAGAAAATTATTTTACCACACGCCTCACGAAACACTTTACTAATAGCCGCACTGGCCGGAGCTGTCTACCTGATAACTCAAATTATTCTAGGTGTCATGGATATGTCCTGGTTCATGAGCAGCCGTAGCTGGGATTTTAAAATGAATGCTATCTATACTGCACTTTCAGTAGTGATGGTAATTTCTTATTCATTATTCGCCTGGGGATTTATCGCATTGAGTAATGTGTTTGAAAATAGCTTATTGAAAGTGTCTGCCAGTGTCCTCATGATCGCTACGTTCCTCATGGGTGCTTTAGACATATATTCATTATCAGAAGAAAATTTTGATGACCTGCTGTACACATACATTGTAGCGGCTTTGTGTTTTGGGGCGTTGAGTATTGTATTTGGAGTGGCACTTATCCGATTACAGGATGGAATGGGTGAACTCGCGCGTGTGGCGGGAATACTGGAGATCGTTTTTGGTTGCCTGCTCGTGACCGTCGTCCTGTTTTTCGTTACTTATGTTATTATGATACCGGCCGTAGTAGTTGAGATACTCATTCTCTATAAAGGGTATGAATATCTCTCCCGTTCTGAATCAACGCAAGTTGCTGGCGCTTAA
- a CDS encoding ABC transporter permease, with translation MSQIPSRLFINIILRNREVYLLKIITLAIALASSILIILFSINEFGYDTYHKDSKSVFRVLQRTTDEEYSGNRLSAKIPIDIIHQLADSKDSLTVSRVKIMKDITIISRDQAYDGQKIHAVDPSITRIFSFESIDGDIRKFSSPNEPTVILSSSAAMRFTGAVNASGKSMHFITSGDTVTAIIAAVFKDFPQNTHEDFNVFLAFDPTVIKSLSFDPDETGVYGRKSIINPSPIKKGKLEYSFQTITEIYFGPRVLGEDARHGDSYSVIILGCIAGLILFLAITSFVNLTTLTLPYRSKELAIKKLSGTSQSKLFYDFFKESFTLVGIALIIALMMLLGAHSYIESILGLRTIDMFLHGDIVLLMTILSLFIALTLSPLFLVVRFIRASPNRLLRTDTITFPTFKRTITFLQLGISIFLIIASVVVRRQINYSLIKEPGRNQDQVIYIDSPSGMTNEHISILRSDWKKDNPNIVDVIGVSQLPDRINSQEIGTGLYLLKADAGFRDFFHFTMDEGNWFNVNDDKSMVIVNKNGKVMFKRDTSLIRGVIQDLSGQFNQPEKPIIIKLGSDYNYNWLCVRVLEVDIRRTVSELSRQFSSREGKSNVHFLDSRFENWLNYQDRLNVLSEILTMISLLLSCCAIYGLSVSLVRDKMKQIAIHKLYGAPIQQITQLLVKAFAKEMLIALIVFGPLTYIFLSELLRTFVYATKFNWLDPVYPIAYCAFIISALCVFQALSLNRSNLTSSLKG, from the coding sequence ATGAGTCAAATTCCCTCCAGGCTTTTTATCAACATTATTCTTAGAAACAGAGAGGTGTACCTGTTAAAGATCATTACGCTGGCGATTGCGCTGGCATCCTCCATTTTGATCATCCTGTTTTCTATCAATGAATTCGGTTACGATACGTATCATAAAGATTCTAAAAGCGTCTTCCGTGTGTTGCAAAGAACAACGGATGAGGAATACAGCGGGAATAGATTGTCGGCCAAAATTCCAATTGATATTATCCATCAATTAGCGGATTCAAAAGATTCATTGACCGTCTCAAGGGTGAAAATAATGAAGGATATAACAATTATATCCCGCGATCAGGCTTACGACGGTCAAAAGATCCATGCTGTTGATCCATCCATAACCAGGATTTTTTCATTTGAAAGTATTGATGGAGACATTCGAAAATTCAGTTCCCCCAATGAACCGACGGTAATTCTGTCGTCCAGTGCTGCAATGAGATTTACAGGCGCAGTGAATGCTTCAGGGAAAAGCATGCATTTCATTACTTCCGGAGATACCGTTACCGCCATTATAGCAGCTGTCTTCAAAGACTTTCCACAAAATACACATGAAGATTTCAATGTCTTTCTGGCTTTTGATCCCACGGTCATAAAGAGTTTGAGCTTTGACCCTGATGAGACAGGTGTTTATGGAAGAAAATCAATCATCAATCCATCTCCTATTAAGAAAGGGAAACTGGAGTACTCATTTCAGACCATTACTGAAATATATTTTGGTCCAAGAGTACTCGGTGAAGATGCAAGACACGGAGACAGCTACAGTGTAATTATTCTAGGGTGTATCGCCGGGTTGATTCTCTTTTTAGCCATCACGAGTTTTGTCAATCTCACCACACTCACACTCCCCTATCGATCAAAAGAGTTGGCAATCAAGAAACTTTCAGGAACAAGTCAGAGTAAATTATTTTACGATTTTTTTAAAGAGTCATTTACTCTGGTAGGCATTGCGTTAATTATTGCGTTGATGATGCTACTGGGCGCACACTCATACATTGAATCCATTCTTGGCTTGCGAACCATCGACATGTTCCTCCATGGCGACATCGTTTTGTTGATGACCATCTTGTCACTCTTTATAGCCCTTACTCTATCACCTTTGTTCTTAGTGGTTAGATTTATAAGAGCATCACCTAACCGACTGCTCCGTACGGATACCATTACATTTCCAACCTTCAAGCGCACCATTACTTTTCTCCAATTAGGCATTAGTATTTTTCTGATCATTGCCTCTGTAGTTGTTCGTCGGCAAATCAACTATTCACTTATCAAAGAACCCGGAAGGAATCAGGATCAGGTTATTTACATTGATAGTCCCTCCGGTATGACCAATGAACATATTTCGATACTGCGCTCAGACTGGAAGAAAGACAATCCCAACATTGTAGATGTTATAGGAGTATCACAACTCCCTGACCGTATCAATAGCCAGGAGATTGGAACCGGACTTTATCTATTAAAGGCAGATGCTGGATTCAGGGATTTCTTTCACTTTACTATGGATGAGGGGAACTGGTTTAATGTCAATGATGACAAATCAATGGTCATCGTTAATAAAAATGGAAAGGTCATGTTTAAGAGGGACACCAGTCTTATCCGTGGTGTCATTCAAGATCTCAGTGGGCAATTCAATCAACCTGAGAAGCCAATCATTATAAAACTGGGAAGCGACTATAATTACAATTGGCTATGTGTCCGTGTTCTTGAAGTTGATATTCGCAGGACTGTTTCCGAATTATCCAGGCAATTTTCATCCCGTGAAGGAAAATCAAATGTTCATTTTCTTGATAGTCGCTTTGAGAACTGGCTGAATTATCAGGATCGGCTCAATGTGCTATCGGAAATTCTTACGATGATCTCATTGCTGCTCTCCTGTTGTGCAATTTATGGATTGAGCGTAAGTCTGGTGCGCGATAAGATGAAACAGATTGCTATCCACAAATTATATGGTGCGCCGATCCAACAAATCACTCAATTACTTGTAAAGGCTTTTGCAAAGGAAATGCTGATAGCATTAATTGTTTTCGGACCCCTCACCTATATCTTCCTTAGCGAATTATTGAGAACATTTGTTTACGCTACAAAATTCAACTGGCTTGATCCTGTTTATCCGATTGCATATTGTGCATTTATTATTTCAGCATTGTGTGTGTTCCAAGCCTTGAGTCTTAATCGTTCCAATTTAACTTCTTCCCTGAAAGGCTAA
- a CDS encoding cation transporter, whose product MKQSSGNKSIYAALFANLLIAITKFIAGGFTNSSSMISEGIHSVVDTTNQVLLLYGLKRSKRPADKHRPFGYGKELYFWAFIVSILIFGLGGGLSIYQGINHIVTPEELTDPFWNYVVLVLSLLFEGISFAVAFKEFNKVRGELSIWNTVITSKDPAIFLVLFEDAAAVAGLLIVLVFMLIAHTLHLPYLDGVASVCVGLLLVFVSFILARESRSLLMGEGIAPETQKLIKILVEKDATIVRVKSMLSSYQSPEAVVLMLIVEFKPDLDTEDITNAIERIRVNVKLDFPLVQFVIVQPEA is encoded by the coding sequence GTGAAACAATCCTCGGGAAACAAATCCATCTACGCAGCTTTATTTGCCAATCTGCTGATTGCTATTACAAAATTCATTGCAGGTGGATTTACCAATAGTTCTTCCATGATCTCAGAGGGTATTCACTCAGTGGTGGATACTACCAATCAGGTTCTTCTTCTGTATGGATTAAAAAGAAGTAAGAGGCCAGCGGATAAGCATCGTCCGTTTGGATATGGAAAAGAACTCTACTTCTGGGCATTCATAGTTTCCATTTTGATTTTTGGATTGGGTGGCGGACTGTCCATTTATCAGGGCATTAATCACATCGTCACTCCCGAAGAATTGACGGATCCCTTTTGGAATTATGTGGTCCTTGTCCTCTCTCTTTTATTTGAGGGCATTTCATTCGCAGTTGCTTTCAAGGAATTCAACAAAGTGCGGGGTGAATTATCAATCTGGAATACTGTCATTACCAGCAAAGACCCTGCAATCTTTCTTGTGCTTTTTGAGGATGCCGCCGCAGTTGCAGGTCTGTTAATTGTTTTAGTCTTCATGCTGATCGCTCATACACTGCATCTTCCCTATCTCGACGGTGTAGCATCTGTTTGTGTTGGACTGCTGCTGGTTTTCGTTTCGTTCATTCTTGCACGTGAAAGCAGAAGTCTGTTAATGGGGGAGGGTATTGCTCCCGAAACACAAAAGCTTATTAAGATTCTTGTTGAGAAAGATGCGACGATTGTGCGTGTCAAGAGTATGTTATCTTCCTATCAATCTCCGGAAGCTGTTGTGCTCATGCTTATTGTTGAGTTTAAGCCTGACCTGGACACTGAAGATATTACCAACGCCATCGAGCGCATACGTGTGAATGTGAAACTTGATTTCCCCCTGGTGCAGTTTGTTATCGTACAGCCGGAGGCTTAA